The nucleotide sequence GTGACTTTTCCACCAGCACCCCCATCACCCAGACCGCCAGTCAGATTGTGATGATGGCCGGATTGAAGGAATACTTTGAATATGAACTGATGTGGGTGTGTGGTATCCCGCAAGTGACCCTTGAAGGCACCTTGAAGGACTGGAAAGACATCAAAAACAGGGTGGAACAGTTGGCTTTCTATGATCTTGAATGGTGGACAGACCACCTGCTGCCCATTTGCAATGCGCTCGTGGAAACCGCTGCTGGACGACCACCTCTGGAGTTCTGGCAAGACCTTTACTTGCCTGTGGAGTCATATGGGACACAAAAGATCACAGGATGGCTGAAATGCTTGTTTCCATACCTTGAGAACACCATCACCAGCGGATCCGAAGCCCAGAGAAACCCTTGTTTGGATAAGCCGTTCAATGGCTTCAAATCTGCTTCCACATTGAATCCCGGAAGTGTCCCAGATGGGCTTTCCAGAGTCCCTTTTCAACTGGTTCAAGCTGAACAATCCCAAGAACTGTATCTGCTGGGTGGATGTCTTGGCGTGCAGCAATCGGCGGAAGACCACACCCTTGAACCCATGGTGGGTTGGGGCGTTTTCTCTCCACCTGTGGTCAAACTTTGAAGCTTTTGAACAAATCATGGCTCCTTTATGACAAGTGGTCACCACAAGCTTTTACAGGACACTTACAGGCTTTCAACCCCGAGCCATTGCTTTGAGATCTGGACTTCAGGGCAAACCTTCTGGAGCAGTTCAATCAGTTCTGCACCTGCTTTCTGGAGTTCCAGAGGTCCCTCTGGCAGCAAATGATCCAGCAGGAAGTATGCAGAAGTGGCCTGCTCGGTCAGACGGGTGCGGGTGCCCTGCCTCCAGTTCCAAGCCCGACAGGTGACCCCTCTGGCATCAATCCAGACCACTTCCCCTTGCTGGGGATACTCGATGATGTGCTGACCGTCTTTGACGGTGTCAAAAGGCTCTGTCCCAGAGGCGAACTTCAAACACACCTCTCCCTCCACCTGTGAGAGGTCTTCGCCTCCAGAGGGGAGAACATGGCGCACACTGATGGCGTTGTACAGGTCCACCAGGAGGTTGATGCGGGGCAGGTTCTGGCCTTTGAGGACGCGGGTGATCAGGGCCTCGGCAGAATTCTGGAGCTTCTGGGGCTTCACGCCAAACAAGCGGTAGGCTTCGCGCCATGCTTGCATGTGTGGATGTGCTTTGAAGGCAGCAAGGTCAAAACGCTGCCGAATGTCTGCCTCCACCTCTGCCAGAAGTTGGTCTGTGAAAGGGGTGCTTGGGCTGTTTTGCAGGTGTTTCGCCACCAGAACCAGAGCCCTGTAGGTCGGGTATCTGGCTGTTACCTCTGGGCTGACTTGAATGGAAAAAGGGAGGTTTTGCATGTCTGGAATGATACAAATTGCCAGCAGGCCTCAACAGGTCCACCTGTGAGGAAAAGCAGGGGACCAGTGGACGATTGCAGCATGCAAGTTTGCTTCAACGTGAATTTTTGAGGCTCAAGAGGTCTTGCATTCCCATCCAGATCAGACCCTTGGAACTTTCTTCACCATTTTGATCAGGAATTGATCCTCTGGACTCCATCAGCATCGGTTTCCAGCCTTCCTGAGCATTCAATTGAATGTGCATCATGTTTCCACTGAAGCACATCCTTTCAAATAGATTTTCAGATCCCCTTCAGAAAATCAACAGTTTGATTTAAGGTTACAAGATCACCATGGAAAAGACCCAGAAAATATTTTTCTTTGTTGGCATTTTAAGATCTTGTATGATACCTCAAATTCATCCTGAAGTTGCGATTTCTGGCACGATCCTCTCATTCTGATTCTGATGGATTTTGTTTCAGTTTTTTATCATTCATTTGTCATGTTGCATTTTTATGATGAGGTGTACTTCAACGATGTGATTTGGTGTTTTTTGCCCAATATGGGCCTCTGGATGACCCTCCAAGCACATGCAAATCCAGAGTTCATCTGACAGGAGTTTTGATGCCCACAGAATCCTTCTTTCCACCAGATGTCCCTTCAAACCTGTCCCAGCAGGTGCTTGAATGGCAAACCATGACCCGC is from Deinococcus misasensis DSM 22328 and encodes:
- a CDS encoding DUF4419 domain-containing protein; its protein translation is MTHAKILNKTDRSICFQVVQVQRKKHLLPSWSLEKQLQDHLKTSLLECSHASSTRVIQAGLHHPLIRAVHAAYSNHFPLKITPDVFWLTLSQGFALHIQTHTETLRDFFVSHHGREKLTVYTSGLASRKDWEQVVETWCEQITTHVGQDTSALFRCDFSTSTPITQTASQIVMMAGLKEYFEYELMWVCGIPQVTLEGTLKDWKDIKNRVEQLAFYDLEWWTDHLLPICNALVETAAGRPPLEFWQDLYLPVESYGTQKITGWLKCLFPYLENTITSGSEAQRNPCLDKPFNGFKSASTLNPGSVPDGLSRVPFQLVQAEQSQELYLLGGCLGVQQSAEDHTLEPMVGWGVFSPPVVKL
- a CDS encoding B3/B4 domain-containing protein; this encodes MQNLPFSIQVSPEVTARYPTYRALVLVAKHLQNSPSTPFTDQLLAEVEADIRQRFDLAAFKAHPHMQAWREAYRLFGVKPQKLQNSAEALITRVLKGQNLPRINLLVDLYNAISVRHVLPSGGEDLSQVEGEVCLKFASGTEPFDTVKDGQHIIEYPQQGEVVWIDARGVTCRAWNWRQGTRTRLTEQATSAYFLLDHLLPEGPLELQKAGAELIELLQKVCPEVQISKQWLGVESL